From Woronichinia naegeliana WA131, the proteins below share one genomic window:
- a CDS encoding Uma2 family endonuclease produces the protein MLTVSKAITLEEFLEQYADSPQYELADGELIDMEPTGYHETVSGKLAAYIGMALLQNKQPWFIPRTCLIRPFSEIATARRPDLIVLDERVLGDEPFWHREPIITLGRSIKLVVEVVSTNWETDYARKVEEYAFLGIPEYWIVDYRGLGGVAFIGKPKQPTFTVCQLMGEESQQTQYRLKSHIFSSLFPDLQLCLEDILPRF, from the coding sequence ATGTTAACAGTATCTAAAGCAATTACCCTGGAAGAATTTTTAGAGCAATATGCAGATTCTCCCCAGTACGAATTAGCCGATGGGGAATTAATTGACATGGAACCCACAGGTTATCACGAAACCGTTAGCGGTAAATTGGCGGCCTATATTGGCATGGCATTACTGCAAAATAAGCAGCCTTGGTTTATACCACGTACCTGTCTAATTCGTCCCTTTTCTGAGATTGCAACAGCGCGTCGTCCCGATTTGATCGTGTTAGACGAAAGAGTGTTAGGCGACGAACCATTTTGGCATCGAGAACCGATTATTACTCTAGGAAGATCAATTAAATTAGTCGTAGAAGTGGTGAGTACCAATTGGGAAACAGACTATGCCAGAAAAGTTGAGGAATATGCTTTTTTAGGAATTCCAGAATATTGGATTGTAGATTATCGGGGGTTAGGTGGAGTTGCCTTTATTGGTAAACCGAAACAACCAACTTTTACGGTGTGTCAACTAATGGGAGAAGAGTCTCAACAAACCCAATATCGTTTAAAATCCCATATTTTCTCATCTTTATTTCCTGATTTACAACTCTGTTTAGAAGATATTTTGCCCCGTTTTTAA